The following coding sequences are from one Arthrobacter sp. PvP023 window:
- a CDS encoding TetR/AcrR family transcriptional regulator, translated as MSLIPIRSGSPRGGEAERSDAARNRELLLRAARELIEECGADGLTMDRLAERAGVGKGTVFRRFGSRAGLMMTLLSDSEAEFQGRFMFGPPPLGPGAPPLDRLAAFGAARIAYVMEYGELARAADSSAYNRFDVPAAVLWHRHIEMLLRAAGVTADPWLMAMSLSSTLDPERLLYAVRVHQVAPERLAESWRELVTRVVSCPGGPVPRTGKTSDES; from the coding sequence GTGAGCCTCATCCCAATCCGCTCCGGATCGCCCCGGGGCGGGGAAGCGGAACGCAGTGACGCCGCCCGCAACCGGGAACTGCTGCTCAGGGCTGCCCGGGAACTCATTGAAGAGTGCGGGGCGGACGGACTCACCATGGACCGGCTGGCCGAGCGCGCCGGCGTGGGCAAAGGTACTGTCTTCCGGCGGTTTGGCTCCCGGGCGGGCCTCATGATGACGCTGCTCAGCGACTCGGAGGCCGAGTTCCAGGGCCGGTTCATGTTCGGGCCCCCGCCCCTCGGCCCGGGCGCCCCGCCCCTCGACCGGCTTGCGGCGTTCGGTGCTGCGCGGATTGCCTATGTCATGGAGTACGGGGAGCTGGCCCGCGCCGCAGACTCGTCCGCGTACAACCGCTTCGACGTGCCGGCCGCTGTGCTCTGGCACCGGCACATCGAAATGCTCCTGCGGGCGGCCGGAGTGACCGCGGATCCCTGGCTCATGGCAATGTCACTCAGCTCCACCCTGGATCCGGAGCGGCTGCTGTATGCCGTGCGGGTGCACCAGGTGGCCCCGGAGCGCCTCGCCGAGTCCTGGCGCGAACTCGTCACCCGCGTGGTGAGCTGTCCCGGCGGCCCCGTCCCGCGGACAGGCAAGACGTCGGACGAAAGTTGA
- a CDS encoding ABC transporter permease has product MFRYLAKRAATYLLMIFLTTTAGYFLAVSTLQPALLEQERIPRPTPEQVTNSFRLKGLDPTLSPWERYVDWLTAVVTRWDWGRSPNGAFINAEFGDRVWISTRLFLASIVLTLIIGVALGVYTAARQYKFSDRAITSYSYLVYIVPAPIAYFLVQLGAININETVGERILFVTGISTPGLEGNGWVQFVDMLAHYAVPTFAITIVGWGTYQIAQRQYLLDNVNADFVRTARAKGLTRNQAITRHALRVSFIPVAQSIAFTIPAIFAGGFFAEKIFAWHGVGSWSIDAIALQDVNAATATLAYGSVIFAIGAILADFATTLVDPRVRVQ; this is encoded by the coding sequence GTGTTCCGTTACCTCGCCAAAAGGGCAGCCACCTACCTGCTCATGATCTTCCTGACCACCACGGCGGGGTACTTCCTCGCTGTCAGCACGCTTCAGCCCGCACTGCTGGAACAGGAACGCATTCCGCGGCCGACCCCCGAGCAGGTGACAAACTCCTTCCGCCTTAAGGGCCTTGACCCGACGCTGAGCCCGTGGGAGCGCTATGTTGACTGGCTGACGGCAGTGGTCACGCGCTGGGACTGGGGCCGAAGCCCCAACGGCGCTTTCATCAATGCCGAGTTCGGTGACCGCGTGTGGATTTCCACCCGGCTGTTCCTGGCGTCCATCGTCCTCACCCTGATCATCGGCGTGGCTCTGGGCGTGTACACCGCCGCCCGGCAGTACAAGTTTTCCGACCGCGCAATCACCTCGTACAGCTACCTTGTGTACATCGTGCCCGCGCCGATCGCCTACTTCCTGGTCCAGTTGGGTGCCATCAACATCAACGAAACGGTCGGCGAGCGGATTCTGTTCGTCACCGGCATCTCCACCCCGGGGCTGGAGGGCAACGGCTGGGTCCAGTTTGTGGACATGCTGGCCCACTACGCCGTGCCCACGTTTGCCATCACCATCGTGGGCTGGGGGACCTACCAGATCGCCCAGCGCCAGTACCTGCTGGACAACGTCAACGCCGACTTTGTCCGGACGGCCCGGGCCAAGGGCCTCACCCGCAACCAGGCCATCACCCGCCACGCCCTTCGGGTCTCGTTCATCCCGGTGGCGCAAAGCATTGCGTTCACCATTCCGGCCATCTTCGCCGGCGGATTTTTTGCCGAGAAGATCTTCGCCTGGCACGGCGTCGGCTCCTGGAGCATCGACGCGATCGCCCTGCAAGACGTGAACGCGGCCACGGCAACCTTGGCCTACGGCTCGGTGATTTTCGCGATCGGAGCCATCCTCGCGGACTTCGCCACCACCCTTGTCGACCCGAGAGTGCGGGTGCAGTAG
- a CDS encoding NAD(P)H-dependent oxidoreductase, giving the protein MSKSTVLTLVGSLRAESTNQKLAEAIQLNAPEQVEVVIHESLGNIPFYNEDIDVEGQVPAAAAALRAAANDADVLLLVTPEHNGTVPASLKNAIDWLSRPFGAGALNGKPTAVVGTAFGQYGGVWAQDEARKAVGIAGARVLEDAKLAVPGSMVRFAEVHPKDDAEVVEQIKGVFDALANAGTAAKAA; this is encoded by the coding sequence ATGTCCAAGAGCACCGTACTTACGCTGGTCGGCAGCCTGCGCGCCGAATCCACCAACCAGAAGCTCGCCGAGGCCATCCAGCTGAACGCGCCCGAGCAGGTTGAGGTTGTCATCCACGAAAGCCTGGGCAACATCCCGTTCTACAACGAGGACATCGACGTCGAGGGCCAGGTTCCGGCTGCAGCCGCCGCCCTGCGCGCCGCCGCCAACGACGCAGACGTCCTGCTGCTGGTCACGCCGGAGCACAACGGAACCGTGCCCGCTTCGCTCAAGAACGCCATCGACTGGCTGTCCCGCCCGTTCGGCGCCGGCGCCCTCAACGGCAAGCCCACCGCCGTCGTGGGCACCGCCTTCGGCCAGTACGGCGGAGTCTGGGCACAGGATGAGGCCCGCAAAGCCGTCGGCATCGCCGGCGCCCGCGTCCTTGAAGATGCCAAGCTGGCAGTCCCCGGCTCGATGGTCCGCTTCGCCGAAGTCCACCCCAAGGACGACGCCGAAGTTGTAGAGCAGATCAAGGGTGTCTTCGACGCCCTGGCCAACGCCGGAACAGCCGCCAAAGCTGCCTGA